A genomic region of Plasmodium cynomolgi strain B DNA, chromosome 5, whole genome shotgun sequence contains the following coding sequences:
- a CDS encoding hypothetical protein (putative): MMNFADTLVILNDDAPCELLRKKYAQMLVPTVSVSSFKKNKLYKTYNNVFLYTYREYDFLWDLDDNILHKVQRCLNKSGVLKLVLYISNTADGDSKRHDEIAKRLKKECLYSGFINISNEISMAENGTIINVTAENPDFLSNEDGDDANSSDGEAYENAEDNKKVVNRVCANCTCGKKANGVKLDKVAINEKEVQYLTENAVSSCGNCYLGDAFRCASCPYKGLPAFQPGENVKLNLDNEPN, from the exons atgatgaacttTGCAGATACGCTGGTCATCCTAAATGACGACGCGCCCTGTGAGCTGCTGAGGAAGAAATATGCGCAGATGCTTGTCCCAACGGTAAGCGTGTCAAgctttaaaaagaacaagcTTTACAAAACCTATAACAACGTATTCCTGTACACGTACAGAGAGTATGACTTCTTATGGGATTTAGACGATAATATTTTGCACAAGGTCCAGAGGTGCCTGAACAAGAGCGGGGTGCTCAAACTGGTTCTTTACATAAGCAACACAGCAGATGGGGACAGCAAAAGGCATGATGAAATTGCGAAGCGATTAAAGAAGGAGTGCCTCTACAGCGGCTTCATCAACATTTCCAACGAAATCAGCATGGCGGAAAACGGGACCATCATAAAT GTGACAGCAGAGAACCCagattttttatcaaacGAAGACGGTGATGATGCGAATTCAAGTGACGGAGAGGCGTACGAAAATGCGGAGGATAACAAGAAGGTCGTCAACAGGGTGTGCGCTAACTGCACATGTGGGAAAAAAGCAAACGGAGTTAAACTAGACAAAGTTGccataaatgaaaaggaagtgCAGTACCTGACGGAGAACGCCGTTTCTTCCTGTGGAAAT tGCTACCTGGGGGACGCCTTCCGATGCGCCTCTTGCCCCTACAAAG GCCTACCAGCATTCCAGCCTggcgaaaatgtgaagctCAATTTAGAC AATGAACCTAACTGA